From one Planococcus citri chromosome 3, ihPlaCitr1.1, whole genome shotgun sequence genomic stretch:
- the LOC135841421 gene encoding uncharacterized protein LOC135841421 produces the protein MPFSAKKNKQQKKKEAAKAHQIAATTTAVLISTSKATKPANKDKPKPSSCAENCPVNSKSNENGDLKEGNFDYFRSEIENQSLRIALLEEKLEINRNFNDLNNTKESENRVSVPRRLLEFLIGVITLYCTIESVLMLGLMFVEEGEENNYRYVSKFSAIFNYLELFK, from the exons ATgccattttcagcaaaaaagaaCAAACAGCAGAAGAAAAAAGAGGCTGCAAAAGCTCACCAGATAGCTGCAACAACCACAGCGGTCTTAATCTCCACTTCGAAGGCGACTAAACCTGCAAATAAAGATAAACCTAAGCCTAGCAGTTGTGCTGAAAATTGTCCCGTAAATAGTAAAAGTAACGAAAATGGTGACCTCAAAGAAG gaaatttcgattattttagAAGCGAAATTGAGAATCAATCCCTCCGGATTGCTTTGTTGGAGGAGAAACTGGAGATCAACAGgaatttcaatgatttgaatAATACCAAGGAGAGTGAAAACAGAGTCAGTGTCCCAC GTCGTTTGCTGGAATTCTTGATCGGCGTTATTACACTTTATTGTACTATAGAAAGTGTTCTGATGTTGGGACTGATGTTTGTGGAGGAAGGAGAAGAAAATAACTATCGTTATGTGTCAAAGTTCTCAGCTATATTCAATTATTTAGAGTTATTCAAGTAG
- the LOC135840814 gene encoding probable tRNA(His) guanylyltransferase: protein MHPPLHRIYPQLWYTSRRTMCEAPKTVDYLKKCRKRDSCLPNSWIVVRLDGRSFTRFTELHNFEKPNDRRALELMNRAAAKVMEEIKDISLAFGQSDEYSFVFKKDTELFDRDVHSLTSIVNSLFTTAYVYYWDDFFAHNTKLLYPPGFDGRVVVYPDDVNLKDYLSWRQADVHINNLYNTVFWALVLKGNHDKRKAQEILSGTVSSDKNDILFKDYGINYNNEPQLFRKGTTLIRKFTRRPDSDKLQENILLLNCDIIGNKFWKDNPEILSLQQPQVYTIPEGMKHYVVGDSNVVSEETHKSSETVKC, encoded by the exons ATGCATCCACCTCTTCATCGTATTTACCCTCAACTTTG GTATACTTCACGACGAACGATGTGCGAAGCTCCGAAAACCGTCGACTACTTGAAGAAATGTCGCAAAAGAGATTCTTGTTTACCCAATTCGTGGATCGTGGTTCGTCTAGACGGCCGAAGTTTCACTCGTTTTACAGAATTGCACAATTTCGAAAAACCCAACGACAGAAGAGCCTTGGAATTGATGAACAGAGCAGCCGCCAAAGTTATGGAGGAAATAAAAGATATAAGTTTAGCTTTTGGTCAAAGCGACGAATACAGTTTTGTTTTCAAGAAAGATACAGAATTGTTCGACAGAGATGTCCATTCTCTTACCAGTATTGTGAATAGTTTATTTACCACAGCTTACGTGTATTATTGGGACGATTTCTTCGCCCATAATACGAAATTACTGTATCCGCCCGGATTCGACGGTCGTGTCGTTGTTTACCCGGATGATGTAAATTTGAAAGATTATTTGAGCTGGAGACAAGCGGACGTTCATATAAATAATTTGTACAATACTGTATTTTGGGCGCTGGTTTTGAAAGGAAATCACGATAAGCGTAAA gctcaagaaatattaaGCGGTACGGTGTCTAGTGACAAGAACGATATCCTGTTTAAAGACTACGGTATTAATTACAATAACGAACCGCAGCTGTTTCGTAAAGGAACTACTCTGATAAGAAAATTCACTCGAAGACCCGATAGCGATAAATtacaagaaaatattttactcCTCAACTGTGATATTATTGGAAACAAGTTTTGGAAAGATAATCCAGAAATTTTAAGCTTACAACAACCGCAAGTTTACACCATTCCGGAAGGAATGAAACATTACGTCGTTGGTGATAGTAACGTTGTTTCCGAAGAAACCCATAAATCCAGCGAAActgtaaaatgttga
- the Art4 gene encoding histone-arginine methyltransferase CARMER: MRQVFQLNEFQSIDSNGTVTHEYKQPCIILEMNANGLHFCIKQDVNDTPEIRKVFSYSLSQLVSSCRIGNKGFVFNFPDNTCYLVYFQVAKDSQYFNNIVQKAKDNASKFKSKFSNRTEESSATQYFQFYGYLSQQQNMLQDYIRTSTYEKAVLYNTKDFQDKVILDVGAGSGILSFFSAQAGAARVYAVEASSMAEHAETLVGFNYLNDKIIVVAGKVEEIELPEQVDVIISEPMGYMLYNERMLETYLHAKKWLKRDGKMFPTLGDLHVAPFTDEALFMEQTTKASFWLQTHFHNIDLTPLHDAAIAEYFRQPIVDTFDIRICTAKSVRHTVNFLDADENDLHKIEIPLEFTVLQSATVHGLAFWFDVAFIGSTQTVWLSTAPTEPLTHWYQVRCLLNTPIFTKVDQKLVGKVTLEANPRQSYDVTIDLMIEGFPDTRSTNCLDLKNPYFRYTGQATAPPPGMNTVSPSEAYWSQLDAQVRQISDMNTQPAATFDISQWPTNGVAGGQMQITNALNNTVSMVNGISLNGYSDVIEVQQPQCASNIVPTPVTLQQSNQTTSQVVTGQKSRQRAGPITVPTSTCAAQLIGGGVTPSVFTNQTSQQPIMITDTPAANFTPASTNDVVADYVVQSNEMITPNE, translated from the coding sequence ATGCGTCAAGTATTCCAGCTGAACGAATTCCAATCGATAGATTCGAACGGGACGGTAACGCACGAGTATAAACAACCATGTATAATACTGGAAATGAACGCGAACGGTTTGCATTTTTGCATCAAACAAGACGTAAACGACACGCCAGAAATTCGTAAAGTATTCAGTTACTCGCTGTCGCAACTCGTGTCTTCCTGCCGAATCGGTAACAAAgggtttgttttcaatttccccGATAACACTTGTTACCTTGTGTATTTCCAAGTGGCTAAAGATTCGCAATATTTTAATAATATCGTACAGAAGGCCAAAGATAACGCGTCCAAGTTCAAATCGAAATTCTCCAACAGAACGGAAGAGTCGTCGGCTACgcaatattttcaattctacGGATATTTATCGCAACAACAGAACATGTTACAAGATTACATTCGAACGAGTACGTACGAAAAGGCCGTTTTGTATAACACCAAAGACTTCCAAGATAAGGTAATCCTAGACGTGGGTGCCGGTTCTGGTATTCTGTCGTTTTTCTCCGCCCAAGCCGGAGCGGCCAGAGTGTACGCTGTGGAAGCGAGCTCGATGGCCGAACACGCCGAAACGCTGGTCGGTTTCAATTATTTGAACGATAAGATAATCGTCGTGGCTGGTAAAGTGGAAGAAATCGAGCTACCCGAGCAAGTAGATGTGATTATTAGCGAACCGATGGGTTACATGTTGTACAACGAACGTATGCTAGAAACGTATTTGCACGCTAAGAAATGGTTGAAACGAGATGGTAAAATGTTTCCGACGCTGGGAGACCTGCATGTGGCGCCTTTCACCGACGAAGCTCTATTCATGGAACAAACGACGAAAGCTAGTTTTTGGTTACAAACGCATTTTCATAATATCGACTTGACTCCGTTACACGACGCCGCCATAGCCGAGTATTTCAGACAACCTATTGTAGATACATTCGATATAAGAATCTGTACAGCGAAGTCGGTCCGTCATACGGTTAATTTTCTCGACGCCGACGAAAACGATCTGCATAAAATCGAAATCCCGCTGGAGTTCACCGTCTTACAATCAGCCACCGTACACGGTTTAGCATTCTGGTTCGATGTGGCGTTTATCGGAAGTACGCAAACGGTATGGCTATCGACAGCGCCCACAGAACCGCTCACACATTGGTATCAAGTGAGATGCCTTCTGAATACGCCTATATTTACAAAAGTCGATCAAAAGCTGGTCGGCAAAGTGACCTTGGAAGCGAACCCGCGCCAAAGCTACGACGTAACTATAGATTTAATGATAGAAGGCTTCCCCGATACCAGATCGACTAATtgtttagatttaaaaaatccGTACTTCCGATACACCGGCCAAGCAACGGCGCCGCCTCCCGGTATGAATACAGTATCTCCCAGCGAAGCGTACTGGAGTCAGTTGGACGCTCAAGTGAGACAGATCTCAGATATGAATACTCAGCCGGCAGCTACTTTCGATATAAGTCAATGGCCAACGAACGGAGTGGCCGGAGGTCAAATGCAGATAACCAACGCGTTAAATAACACCGTCAGCATGGTAAACGGTATATCGTTGAACGGCTACAGCGACGTAATCGAGGTACAGCAACCGCAGTGCGCGTCCAATATCGTTCCTACACCGGTCACTCTTCAACAATCGAATCAGACCACATCGCAAGTGGTAACCGGTCAAAAATCTAGACAGAGAGCTGGTCCCATCACCGTTCCTACGTCTACCTGCGCCGCTCAGTTAATAGGAGGAGGAGTGACTCCCAGTGTATTCACAAATCAAACATCTCAACAACCTATTATGATCACCGATACTCCAGCAGCGAATTTCACACCAGCAAGTACCAACGACGTTGTCGCAGATTACGTCGTACAATCCAACGAAATGATCACACcaaacgagtaa
- the LOC135841417 gene encoding uncharacterized protein LOC135841417 codes for MFRKTWLNLCRYRFKPNTLSNLPLEQNIASNPSSSIVLNRLIESSPSRCYCVKTDDLGTHPDPNQLISSQYEIQECHDNSPSTADSTIKYTTYKDRCVRKITEAFKFSDIEALHLYEKYPYLFHENICDTMKRIDILKDDGISEQSIFKSIEILELDDGEIKHKLHELTACGFNEEHKSDTFALLTLEARYFRKVTCIFKAERDKIPEGNRLIHFSNIFQCSLAETVDLSLKYRYLLNRSFNDLTTLFKHLLDYGISRQSIRNNLWFTSRTLKTIKKLINASRTNSDLSSEIDRKDLIFLQKLKNKEKHEQKLLKPDQTKEEYLAEKLQIDVKLLKYLMSQYSRTFNQDLKHLTTVIDFLYSRGYSNVQICTNVTILNKDIDLLKNRLEESKKTGWDKLPLSILNNVEKKFKKYLEIR; via the exons ATGTTTCGCAAAACGTGGCTAAATTTATGTCGTTATCGGTTCAAACCGAACACGCTCTCAAACCTTCCTCTTGAACAAAATATTGCCAGTAATCCTTCATCATCAATCGTTCTCAATCGATTAATTGAAAGTTCACCAAGCCGATGCTACTGCGTGAAAACAGATGATTTAGGTACACATCCAGACCCAAACCAATTGATATCCAGCCAATACGAAATCCAAGAATGTCACGACAACTCGCCTTCCACAGCCGATTCTACAATCAAATACACAACTTACAAAGATCGCTGTGTTAGAAAAATCACCGAAGCCTTCAAATTCTCCGATATCGAAGCATTACATCTGTACGAAAAATATCCATACTTGTTTCACGAAAATATTTGCGATACTATGAAAAGAATAGATATCCTGAAAGATGATGGAATTTCTGAACAGAGTATTTTCAAGAGCATCGAAATTCTCGAACTAGACGATG GAGAAATTAAGCACAAACTTCACGAATTGACTGCATGTGGATTCAACGAGGAACATAAAAGTGACACATTTGCTCTGCTGACACTAGAAGCGCGTTATTTTCGAAAAGTAACCTGTATATTTAAAGCTGAACGAGATAAAATTCCCGAAGGAAACCGTTTGAtccatttttccaatatttttcaa TGTTCTCTAGCAGAAACCGTTGATCTATCTTTGAAATATCGGTATTTGTTGAACAGAAGTTTCAACGATCTGACAACTCTGTTCAAACACTTATTAG ATTATGGAATCAGTCGCCAGTCTATTCGTAATAATTTATGGTTTACTTCTCGTACGTTGAaaactattaaaaaattgataaacgcGTCTCGCACTAATTCAGATCTGAGTAGCGAAATAGACAGAAAGGATCTAATTTTTCTCCAGAA ActgaaaaataaagagaaacacgagcaaaaattattgaaaccgGATCAAACTAAGGAAGAATATTTAGCTGAAAAACTGCAAATTGATGTGAAATTGTTGAAGTATCTTATGTCGCAGTATTCGAGAACATTTAACCAAGATTTAAAACACCTTACGACAGTAATCGATTTTTTATATTCTCGTGGGTATAGcaatgttcaaatatgcacgaACGTTACTATTTTGAACAAAGATATCGATCTCTTAAAG AATCGTTTGGAAGAATCTAAAAAAACCGGATGGGATAAACTTCCTTTAAGTATACTCAATAATgtggaaaagaaattcaaaaaatacttggAAATTAGGTGA
- the LOC135841418 gene encoding centrosomal protein 43-like, whose protein sequence is MSLSEDCELQELVKQTLEKSGSLSKIRAELRASVFLTLEENGCFQNTSAQNTKLESFAKTADGVLLICLIREFFEYFGLSFTASVFDPELASYGVHCDCKDRSKLSNQLNVSSNGDDFDRPLLSQMLKIIRNIQGKPTNQSINSDTIKESNLSNCKSSDTSTEYLPLQSARNISHEAESKRKIKIDDADENILTKNEKVSDLKGKSRQAASDKNTEVTKFNFSSLEDLPPLTSSFTSSKSNSSSLNKSKQINMLKAALKDTINDGENSVTSDDDKNDTRDSSKLDDSIVEESQITAEDASS, encoded by the exons ATGTCTCTGAGTGAAGATTGTGAATTGCAAGAACTCGTGAAACAAACCCTGGAAAAGTCCGGTTCCTTGTCAAAAATCCGA GCCGAATTACGTGCCAGTGTTTTTCTGACATTAGAAGAAAATGGATGCTTTCAG AACACTTCAGCACAAAACACCAAATTAGAGAGCTTTGCCAAGACTGCCGATGGTGTTCTATTGATATGTTTGATAcgagaatttttcgaatattttgggTTATCATTCACAGCATCTGTTTTCGATCCTGAATTAGCTTCGTACGGTGTTCATTGTGATTGTAAAGATCGATCCAAATTAAGCAATCAACTCAACGTATCATCCAATGGAGATg ACTTCGATAGACCTCTTCTGAGTCAAATGCTCAAGATAATTCGTAATATTCAAGGCAAACCGACAAATCAGTCGATTAATTCGGATACCATCAAA GAGTCGAATCTATCGAATTGTAAGTCATCGGACACCTCTACGGAATATCTTCCTTTACAAAGCGCCAGAAATATTAGTCACGAAGCCGAATcgaagagaaaaattaaaatcgacgACGCAGATGAAAACATCttaacgaaaaatgaaaaagtctcAGACCTCAAAGG AAAATCACGTCAAGCTGCGAGTGATAAAAATACTGAAGTAACgaagtttaatttttcttcactgGAAGATTTACCACCTTTAACGTCTTCGTTTACATCATCTAAAAGTAATTCCAGTTCTTTGAATAAGTCTAAGCAAATAAATATGCTGAAAGCTGCCTTGAAAg ATACGATCAACGATGGTGAAAATTCTGTGACCAGCGATGATGATAAAAACGATACTCGAGATTCGAGTAAATTGGACGATAGTATAGTAGAAGAGTCTCAAATTACTGCCGAAGATGCTTCTAGCTGA
- the LOC135841420 gene encoding uncharacterized protein LOC135841420, whose amino-acid sequence MQVAKGLISHLQSHGLTDDISLTFIEEVHGSNASFIISSLICDALKNDASVLFLTFHNPFQHYQQLCSKLGVNLNSPAYKSKIENISPLNSCIEENSSDESVLQKISKETDDFFRKHREDKMYLIIDDISYVLMLSSFQDCSRFVRYYVYQRSLYPNLKVVICSHTVRDDKESVTIANYIRSICKFIIKLTPLKSGLSSEVTGHMEIIRSRGFKSDVTNHKYLLNRKEIVLNPLVI is encoded by the exons ATGCAG GTGGCAAAAGGATTAATATCTCATTTACAATCGCACGGATTGACCGACGATATTAGTTTGACATTCATCGAAGAAGTTCACGGTAGCAATGCAAGTTTCATAATATCCAGTTTGATTTGCGACGCGTTGAAAAACGATGCTAGCGTTCTATTCCTCACCTTTCATAATCCATTTCAACACTACCAGCAGCTGTGCAGTAAATTAGGCGTGAATTTGAATTCTCCGGCGTATAAATCGAAAATAGAGAACATAAGTCCTTTGAATTCATGTATCGAAGAAAACTCCAGCGACGAatcagttttgcaaaaaatcagtaaagaaacggatgatttttttcgtaaacaTCGAGAAGATAAGATGTATTTAATTATAGACGATATAAGCTACGTATTAATGCTCTCGAGTTTTCAAGACTGTTCGCGATTTGTAAGATATTACGTATATCAACGATCATTGTATCCCAATTTGAAAGTTGTTATTTGCAGTCATACGGTTCGAGATGATAAAGAATCTGTCACCATCGCTAATTATATCCGAAGTATATGTAAATTCATTATTAAATTGACTCCTTTGAAGTCGGGTTTATCTTCGGAAGTAACTGGACATATGGAAATCATTCGCAGCAGAGGATTCAAAAGCGATGTTACTAATCATAAATATTTATTGAATCGTAAAGAAATTGTATTAAATCCTTTGGTTATTTAA